In Miscanthus floridulus cultivar M001 chromosome 8, ASM1932011v1, whole genome shotgun sequence, the sequence TGGTTAACATTTGATGGAGCTGACTTAAGGATACTTTGTTGCATTTCCAGAGTTCATTTGGCGCTGTATACTGAGAAAGCAGCTTCAAAAAGCATTTGCTGTTGTCCTTGGCTGTATGTCAGCTGCTATACTGTTGGCTGAAGCTACTTTACTTCCAAGTGGTGTTGATCTATCTCTCTTTTCTATTCTTATAAAAACTGTAGGAAAGCAAGAGGTTTTAGTTCAGGTAAGGAACTGAACACTTTATTTTAAAACTTACAAGTTATTTTCTACCTCCCCATTTTACCAAAAAGTTTTGTTAATTGTGAGGCTGACTACCCTCTGCAATACTATCTTGTCTCTCTGCAATACTTACTATCTTGTCTTAGTGATGACATTAGATAATTTATTTGCATAGGACACAACAATCATGTTCATCTGTCACCTACTGATTAGTTAAATTTCAAACAAACACATGTACACTTTATATATGTGAGTATAGTTACTAGGCGACACTTGGAGCATGTGAAATGAGTGACATCCTTTAACTCCTTTTCACTATTGCCATTGGGGGAAAATCACTCTTTTGTTTAACTCTGTTATAACTTCATAATTTTCAGTTTTTTTGGTCATCTTTATGAACTTATGTTTGTTCACAGGTTGCTGCTTTTGTCCCCTTGATGTATATGTGCATTTGCACATATTATTCATTATTCAAGATTGGTATGTTGATGTTCTATTCTCTGACTCCAAGACAAACCAGCTCTGTCAGCTTGCTTATGATCTGTTCGTAAGTTTCAATCCTTAGTTTTTATGCTTGATGTGTTTCTATTCCAAAGCCACTCGGGTCATTTTAGTTATTCACCAAATTTTGTTTTGCAGAATGGTTGCAAGATATGCACCTCCTATTTCTTATAACTTTCTGAATCTCATCCTCCTTGGTGGCAATGCTAAAACTACATTTGAGAAGGTAATAGTTGTGTTTTTTTGCTCTTCTTCATTGTTTGTGGTATATCTATATCAATTCTGTACATGAGCATGCCTTATTACTTGTCACCTGGAAGGGAATGTTTTTTGGCTTCTCTCTTCCATTTATTTATTATGTTTTCTGTTTACCAAATAGAAAATTCATTCCTAATCGCTGACAAATTATCTGTTTCAGAGAATGGGGAACATTGATGATGCAGTCCCTTTCTTTGGCAGAGGCTTCAACAGGATCTACCCACTGATTATGGTTGTTTATACGCTATTGGTTGCTAGTAATTTCTTTGGCCGTGTGATTGACTTTTTGGGAAGCTGGAAAAGGTTCAAGTTCCAACGTGAAGAAGAGAATATAGATGGTTTAGATCCCTCTGGAATGATTATTCTACAAAAAGGTAAGGGCTCCACAGATGTTGCATGTGGAGAAGTGGAGTTATTTTATTTCTTAAGTTTCCTGAAGGCTGAAGGACTTCAGTTTCATACTTTCATTGTTTTCCTTTGTTAGTGAAAGGCAAATCAGGATCCTGAACTATGATTATCGATGATTTTCCTAGCTTTTACTGGGAATGAATATTTGTGTAACTACTGTTGAATTGTTGCTGCAAAGACTGGCATTTAGTTCTTCTTAAAGCATGATTTGCTTTAATAATTGAatgcttttttctttctttttgtccAGAGAGATCTTGGCTTGAACAAGGGTGCAAAGTGGGCGAGCAAGTTATTCCATTGGCAAGGAATTTCAATGGCGTGAACACAGATATTGAATCACAAAATGTGCCATTGGTGCGTAGAATCATTCCTTCGTTTACATAAGAGATTCAACTATCAGTATGTTTAAGTCTAGGGATAGTTTAGTGGGTGACATGGATTAGTATCTTCTTTAGCCTTCGGTCATTTCCAGCTgaattttagcttatttttgTTACTTAGTACCTACTGGTTTCTGTTTCCATTCGGCTACTGTGTTGCAGGTTGAAAACACGGTGGAGATGAAAGTAGGGGCAACCTCTTCCAGAAATGACGGGAGAGCCGGTCAGTTGAAATATGCAAACAACAGGGAGACTATCGCCAGCAAATACACTTCTATCAGAGAACAGAACCGGCAGTCAGGGAAGGCAGTGAGAAAGGAAATTTCACCAAACTCTGTATCTTTGCTTGAAGAACGAAATTCTGAGCAGCGGTCCAATGTGGGTGTACCACCAACTGGTGTGTCCGCAACATGGGCCTCGATGAAGATtggttttcaaaatttcaaagcaaATATGGGTTCGAAGAAGTTTCTTCCTTTGCGCCAAGATCCAGGATTTGTTCTGAATTCGAATGTCTCTTCACCTGAATCTCTTGATGACATATTCCAAAGGTTGAAACGGCGGCCTGCAAATGTGCCTGTGGATTACcttgacgatgacgatgatgacaacACAGGAGATATGGATCTGCATTTCCAGGATCAATGAAATAGGTTGTGATATTCTTTTAGGTTTAGAATATGCATACACAGAAAAACTAAAAGAATTGGTAGCGTTAGATGCTCGAAGGAAGATATAGGATGTATAGATCTGATGATGGTTTGGTGTGCTTCCTGGAAGCTCAAGACGCCTGCCCATCGGGAAAACTACAAAATGGAAGTACGATATGATGACAGCCTTTGCAGAAAGGCTTGAAATTTTCCCACCAAGGAGGTTTGGGACTTCTCTACTTCACACTACTACATGCAGGTAACATTGTTGACTTGCTGATTCTCAGATTCTCTCATCTTTTTTGAATCTGTATTGGAGATGCTGATATGTGATCGAAGCCAAAGAATGTAAATGTGTAGTACCTACGATTCCATGTGAAGGTTAACATGCCTGAGTTGTAACCAGTAAAAACGTACTATCAAATATATACTTGATCGGGAGAATATACCCCCAAGTGTTTATGTGTGACAGACGTCAGACTTGTATTTGATGGTATAACTTGTGGACACTTCTTGTCTGCTGCTTGACCTAAAAAATGCCCATTTGTACTGCATTAACTGGGTCTCTTTTGTTGGGTGCACGTGTTACAGTTGGTACGATCAGAGGTACAACACGAATTAGTAAAAATCACTGCCAGCTGGCATGAACATATTATAAATAGGATTTCATAGTAATAAAGAATTGGGGATGATGTAACATAGAGAAGACACGTCCCGTACATAAACCTAATAGATTAATCACCTGATAAAGAAATAGAGAAGTCTATTTTATTACCTTGAATAATTCACTTTGTTCGCTTAGTGTTGGCTCGACTATCCCAATCTATTTTGACATACTAGCCATTCACATTAGCAGCAGCTCACTAGCGCATGCAATTATGATACAATTTATTCATGCAAGTTATCTATGTACGCAAGCCACACTATCTATTGCCATGCATTTATGTGATTATGTTAGCATAGCACACTATCGACCACATTTATTCATGATTCCCACAACAAACGTACAAGATATGCTTCTAGTTATATTAAAttgagagatttttttttttgcgattgcACGGTACAACTCAAACATTCATAACAcatgcacactcacccctatgaacacacacATGCAAACTCTACGCCTATGAGCATCTTCGAAGATATGGCCGACAAATcatcgagattgacgaagtcaccacaagCGCATCGTTGTCAACAGAAACGttacctaccactgaaagcataaacGTCATTAAATCCTAGAATTTTCGCTCCCACAGGGAATCGAACTCAGGACCTGATGTGCTACTGAGGCTCTTGTAACCACTAGCCTACATACAATTATACCCTTGTTTATATATACCTCTCGTCTGAGGTGCAAATACCCTTGCGGATTTACTCTAGAACACTAACATTATTCACCTCCAATGCATGTCCTCGACTATTGCTCCATCAGAGCGTTGCCCTCCAATCATCTGCAATGATAGGCTCTGAGCATTGAAAATGCAACATGATCCAATGCCATGGGAAGTTCCTAAGACACATCGGACACATTGAAAGAGTATCGGATGACTTGTTGTCGAAGATGATCAAGGAACCATCAATCTGGAACAACAAATACTTGCCATACTAAGAATCCATCGAGCAAGTGACACAAAGATGCAAACGCGGAACACAATCCTCACCAATCACATCCACCTTGCAAAAACCAAAACGACATGAAGCATGCCAAGCTGAAAGTCTAGATAGGCATTCACATTGGAATTATCTGCAAGAAACAAGATCCAACATGGAATCGATGAAGGCGATAACCTCCGGTAGCCCATAGGGCAtaatgaaagtgcatctagccctttagtgagttttggatgattgaatgacaacacgattaaaggtctaacatgtttgctaagtgttagacaggaaattgattatctcacagatacttgatgaaattgtataaagccaaaaatgatgtattgttgtataaacaatctagttcaagcataagacaacaatgcaaatggaattcatgcaaaggcttatttattgtgggatttcaatgatctatgtgaaagcaagcacgataaaagttaattaatgagacatgagggattgcatatggaatggtctcatatttgaagcttgctaaattgaaaagaaaaagacaacaatacaaatgaatggatgattcaacacaagatgtgacttgatggcttgagatggtgaagatagcaaggaaaggcttcgaggtactaagcaagggtgaagggcaagcgacggcttggcggccgaagaacctagctagggtgaagaaggaagtacttgcatttagttgaggtactaatcaagctacgatagtcatattgatgtggaggatcaaacctatattagacaaagcgttggaagtgacttgatgcatttggagttattcatatttgatgaatggaatcaagtcacgtgctcaagatggctatgctcaagtgaaaagatcaatatcaacatgattggcaccctcacttgatgaagattggaaaacacggcttcggttcaaagagatcaactcaaaaggtttaatttccttatacttttaaatttgagttaataggaatgccgtactattaagagggatgcaagtttaggtggtctgaggaagatagagtgctcaagcataataactaaatcaataatgtgacactctagcacttcacgagcacatagaataattttctgtgactgtcggtgtcggaagtcccgacgtaagccggaactcccgacagtcggaagtcatgactcttgccggaagcgctgactcccagtcacagcctgcgcggtgactgtggacgtcggaagtcccgacgtgagtcggtactcccgacagtcggaagtcccgacccaagccgggagtcccggcatcgatggttctactgacctgctgtctgtgcccgtcggaagtcccgacgatcatcggaagtcccgaccgtcggaagtcccaacgtttgtcgggagttccgacactgacctgacccaagccgggagtcccggcctcagcggtgttggctgtttgattaactgtacccgtcggaagtcccgacgtacgtcagaagtgatgaccgtcggaagtcccgacgtttgtcagaagttccgacactgacttgcacacacggacttctgacctgttgtgaacagtgttttcttcatacgtcggaagtcccaggatctacgtcggaacttccgacgtagatctgaacggttcgattttcacttggggtataaatacccctctcctcacttctaaccgttgcccactcatttcattgcgacaaacactcggccaaacagcccccaagcattctaggctcccctctcttcactcccttacttccaacttcgattcccaaagggtttgagtgattggagagtggattgagtgagaaaaacacttggagcaagcttgagcacttgatttcttcgtcaagccggtttgatttgcatttgttactcttagggattttcccctagccggctaggcgtcgcccaagagcttccatcttgtggaagagccttgggaagtttgtattacccttgttttctagtgaagaaactcaagtgacctttgtggtatccttgagtgaggcaaggaggtggaagagactccgacctaagtggtcacctcaacaacgaggacgtaggaactcctttgtggggctaccgaacctcgggataaattcttgtctcccgcgtgcttgttgttgttgtgatttgcttaaaattacttgtatttggttgtcttcctctctctagctatttcttagggtttgggactcgatctacggagtggtggcttatcaacgtcaagagagtaacccaacaccttaccttaccactaagaagtgggtttgtaagttatccacatcacaaagttcattttagcacttgtagttcatttcccgtaagggtcggaagtgctgacagtttgcgtcggaagttctgacccaaactgtcgggacttctgacacgtcggaagttctgacccaaacgtcgggacttccgacattaactgactagtgcattttgattcaactctttggttgcagctgtttggctccctaggtttatctagtatattttatatactttgtggctaacttgtgaggggttgtattactttgatttggagttttcattttggaaactcctattactaatcgtttccgcatttaaaggtgttgattttttagaaacgcctattcacccccctctaggcgacatcctagatcctttcaattggtatcagagagaggttctcacctaaag encodes:
- the LOC136474892 gene encoding uncharacterized protein, with protein sequence MWVFYLISLPLTLGMVVVTLRYFAGPAVPRYVVVTVGYAWFCSLSIIILVPADIWQTLTGSAKGGIGFFWSWSYWSTFILTWAVVPTIQGYEDAGDFTVKERLKTSIHMNLLFYSIVGAIGLIGLILLLIMHRAWDGGIVGFAMACSNTFGLVTGAFLLGFGLSEIPRNIWKNADWSHRQKVLSHRVAQMAVKLDNAHQEYSNAIVVAQATSNQMSKRDILRPYMDIIDNMLSQMLREDPSFKPSGGRLGENDMDYDTDDKSMATLRRQLRRAHEEYYRCKSEYMTCVMEALKLEDTIKNYERRDANGWKYVSSFRESRLGTLGSILDTIEFIWRCILRKQLQKAFAVVLGCMSAAILLAEATLLPSGVDLSLFSILIKTVGKQEVLVQVAAFVPLMYMCICTYYSLFKIGMLMFYSLTPRQTSSVSLLMICSMVARYAPPISYNFLNLILLGGNAKTTFEKRMGNIDDAVPFFGRGFNRIYPLIMVVYTLLVASNFFGRVIDFLGSWKRFKFQREEENIDGLDPSGMIILQKERSWLEQGCKVGEQVIPLARNFNGVNTDIESQNVPLVENTVEMKVGATSSRNDGRAGQLKYANNRETIASKYTSIREQNRQSGKAVRKEISPNSVSLLEERNSEQRSNVGVPPTGVSATWASMKIGFQNFKANMGSKKFLPLRQDPGFVLNSNVSSPESLDDIFQRLKRRPANVPVDYLDDDDDDNTGDMDLHFQDQ